From a region of the Oscillospiraceae bacterium genome:
- a CDS encoding 50S ribosomal protein L32 → MAVPKRKVSKARRDKRRSNVWKLDAPNLVKCSHCSELIMPHKVCPACGYYDGKEVVKKEA, encoded by the coding sequence AGGTTTCAAAGGCAAGAAGAGATAAAAGACGTTCTAACGTTTGGAAGCTCGATGCACCCAATTTAGTTAAATGTTCCCATTGTTCCGAGTTGATTATGCCGCATAAGGTATGTCCTGCTTGCGGATACTACGACGGAAAAGAAGTTGTAAAAAAAGAAGCATAA